From the genome of Pseudomonas bubulae:
ATTCCTACAAGCATATATGACATTGCTTAGGTACTGCCTACACCAATTAAAACAGGATAGGTACCTCTGGCTAGCTGTGCACCCTACGCACACTTCAAATAACCACCAGAAGGTGCAAAATGCGAAAAAAAGCTCTCTGCTGCTGTCTACTGATACTCGCATACGCCGGCACAACCCTGGCGCAAGACAATACAACACAGGACGACAAAGGGTTCTGGTACCTGCAAACCAGCGTATATACCCGACACTTTTCACCTGACTCCGAGCACAACAACAATCAGGATTTGATTGGTATTGAACGCAATGAAGCTTCGGGGCTGGTCTATGGAGTGGCCACCTTTCGCAACTCATTCAGCCAGCGATCGTTTTACACCTACGCGGGCAAACGCTTTGATAGCGACACTTATCCTGTTTACTTGAAGTTGACGGGCGGCCTGCTGCAAGGTTACCGCGGCGAGTACAAGAACAAGATTCCCCTCAATCGCTTCGGCGTTGCGCCGGTGATCATTCCCTCAGTCGGCGCCCACTACGGCCCGGTAGCCGCCGAGCTGGTGTTGCTCGGCTTCAATGCCGCCATGATTACCACTGGCGTGCGGTTTTAAGGTCGTGGGCAGTAGGCAAACACGTCGGCACGCATCTGGTGCGCGTCCATGCCGGCAGCTACCAACGCGTCAAGGGTGCCGTAGATCATCGCCGGCGAACCGCTGGCATATACATGCACACTGGCCAGATCGCTGATGTCTTCGCACACGGCTTCATGCAGCATGCCGCAGCGCCCTTCCCAACCACACAAATCACTCACTACCTTATGCAGGAACAGGTTGGGGGTTTTCTCCCATTCGGCCCATTCATCCAGGGTGTAGAAGTCTTCCGGGCGACGCACGCCCCAGTACAAATGCACCGGATGCTTGAAACCCTTGGCACGGCAATGTTCGATCAGGCTGTGCATTTGCGCCATGCCGGTGCCCGCAGCGATCAGCACCAACGGCCCGTCCGGCAATTCAGACAAGTGCGTGTCACCAAACGGCAGCTCCAGGCGAACCATCCTGTTGCGCTGCAATTGCTCGATCAGCTTGCGGGCGCTGTCTTCACGCACCAGTACATGCAACTCCAGGTCGCGCCCCGAGTGCGGTGCGCTGGCCAGCGAGAATGCCGACTTGTCCCCGTTTTCACGCTCCAGCATCACGTATTGCCCGGCGTGATAACGCGGCGGCTTGCCCGCAGGTGCGCGCAAGCGCACCCGCCACACATCGCCACCCATATCGACACACTCGGTCAACTGACACGCCAGGCTACGCACCGGTAATTCTCCCAACGCAAGCACGCCATCCCACAACACCACACAGTCTTCAAGCGGGGCCGCCAGGCAGGTATAAAACTCGCCATGATCACGCACGTCTCCCGCCTGCTCGACCTGGCCTTCAACCAGCAAGGCCGCACACACGTGGCAATTACCATTGCGACAGCTCTGCGGGCATTCATAGCCCAGACGCTGCGCCGCATCCAGAATTCGCTCGCCAGGCAAGGTTTCCAGTACCGCACCTGAAGGCTGCAAGGTTACACGCATCAATCTATTCCTAATTGATTCCAGATGTCATCGATGCGGCGAGTGACCGCCTCATCCTTGACGATGACCCGACCCCATTCACGGGTGGTTTCACCCGGCCATTTGTTGGTTGCATCCAGGCCCATCTTCGAACCCAGGCCGGAAACCGGTGAGGCAAAGTCGAGATAGTCGATTGGCGTGTTGTCGATCATTACCGTGTCGCGCTTGGGGTCCATACGCGTGGTAATGGCCCAGATGACGTCGTTCCAGTCGCGGGCATTGATGTCGTCGTCAGTCACGATAACGAATTTGGTGTACATGAACTGGCGCAAAAACGACCACACACCCAGCATTACGCGCTTGGCGTGCCCCGGATACTGCTTTTTCATGGTCACGATGGCCATGCGGTACGAGCAGCCTTCGGGCGGCAAGTAGAAGTCGGTGATTTCAGGGAACTGCTTTTGCAGGATCGGTACAAACACTTCGTTGAGCGCCACGCCCAAAATTGCCGGCTCATCCGGTGGACGGCCGGTGTAGGTGCTGTGATAGATCGGTTTGACCCGATGAGTGATGCGCTCGACAGTAAACACCGGGAAGCTGTCCACTTCGTTGTAGTAACCGGTGTGGTCGCCGTACGGGCCTTCGGGCGCCATCTCGCCAGGGTGGATCACGCCTTCAAGGATGATCTCGGCAGTGGCCGGCACTTGCAGGTCGTTGCCGCGGCACTTCACCAGTTCGGTACGATTGCCCCGCAGCAAGCCGGCAAAAGCGTATTCCGACAGGCTGTCGGGCACCGGGGTCACGGCGCCAAGAATGGTCGCCGGGTCTGCGCCCAGGGCCACGGATACCGGGAATGGCTGGCCGGGGTGTTTTTCGCACCAGTCACGGTAGTCCAGTGCACCGCCTCGGTGGCTCAACCAGCGCATGATGACCTTGTTGCGGCCAATCACCTGCTGACGATAGATACCGAGATTCTGCCGGTCCTTGTTAGGGCCTTTGGTCACGGTCAGGCCCCAGGTAATCAGGGGCGCCACGTCGCCAGGCCAGCAATGCTGCACCGGCAGCATGGCGAGGTCTACGTCATCCCCCTCAATGACCACTTCCTGGCACACCGCGTCCTTGACGACTTTCGGCGCCATGGCAATGATCTTGCGGAAGATCGGCAACTTGGACCACGCATCCTTCAGACCTTTAGGCGGCTCGGGCTCCTTGAGGAACGCCAGCAGCTTGCCGATTTCCCGCAGCTCGCTGACAGACTCGGCGCCCATGCCCATTGCCACGCGCTCTGGCGTGCCGAACAAATTGCCGAGCACCGGAATCGTGTGGCCAGTCGGGTTTTCGAACAGCAAAGCCGGGCCTTTGGCACGCAGCGTGCGGTCGCAGATTTCAGTCATCTCCAGGACTGGAGAAACGGGAATCTGGATGCGTTTCAATTCTCCGCGCTGCTCTAGCTGCTGCACGAAATCCCGAAGATCCTTGAATTTCATTGACGGTGGCACCCCTAAAATAGGCGTACATCCTACCTGCTATGCCGGCCGCTGGCAGCTTATCGCTGCTCAGCGGGCGGTATTGGCCTGCTCCGGGGCACGCAACGCCAGATCATCGAACAGCGGGGCCAATGCCGGGAGAACCAGGCGAGCGCCGATTTCGGACAAGTGATTGTCATCGGTATACAACGAATGACCGTCCTGTTCGGCCCGGCACAACCCCGAGGCATCACACAACTGCGGGGTCGGGTCCAGTACCTGCACATTGGAATCAGCAGCCGCGATATCGGCAAACAGCCGGTTGATAAACGCTTTTTGCCTGAGGTGGTCTTCAACCGGCATGCCGACATCGGCGGTTGGCTGGTGCAGCATCGCCAGGCGGCTCAGGCGGTACGGCGGATTGAACGGTTGCAACGGCGCCTCCTTCATCAGCCATACGCGGTACCCGGCCTTGCGCAGTTGCTCGACCTTCGCCCGCAAGCCATCGGCCAACCGTTGTTCGGCGACCGCGCGGTCATAGTGGCCATTGCCATCGCGCAACGCATGGCCGTGATCGCCCTTGGCATCGCCATACAAGTACAGGCTCCAGCGGGCTACCAGCAGGATGTCGCGCACTGGCTCGGTCGCCAGGGTGCGCTCAACACGACGATTGTAATCGGCGCACCGCGTACCGTGCTCCAGCCCCTCAAGCGGCAGGCAACCGGCCGAACTGGCCAACATCACATTGACGCCATGCTGGCGAGCGCTTTCTTCTAGTGCCGGGATCAGGGCCGTGGCGTGGCTGTCGCCCCACACCAGCAACTGAGCCGGCGCGGCGGGAGATTGTCCGTAACGGCAGAACGGCGTGTCGGCCGGGCTCTTGTCATCAGTGATGCAGGCCATCAGCTCAGGTCGCCATTCGCTGGCCCGCGCATATTGCAACGCCTGCTCGGACAAACGCGACGGCAGGCCATCGGTCCAGCGCAGCGCCTGGCCGGCGATACCCAACACCAGAATGCCCAAGCCCGCCGCGACGAGAATCTGACGACGGCCAGCCAATATTCGACGCTCACGAAACGGCGTTTCGACAAAACGCCAGGACAGATAGCCGAGGATCAACGTCAGCGCAATCAACCCGCCCGTCAGCACGGGACCAAACTCCTCCGCGCCGGCATAACTGCCAAACACGAAAACCGGCCAGTGCCATAAATACCAGGAATAGGAAATCAGCCCGAGCCCGACCATTAGCCGTGTGCTCAACACACGCCCGACCCAGGTGCTCTGATGCTCATTGGCCCAGATCAGGGCCACCACGCCCAGCACGGGCAGCAACGCCGCGGCACCCGGGAACGGTGTGCTGTTGTCATAGCCGAACACGGCAACAAGAATCAGCCCCATGCCCAACAGGCTGATAGCTTGCGCTGCCGCCGGGGTCAGGCGCTTCTGGCTGGCAGGCGCAATCGCCAGCATGGCACCGGCCAGCAGTTCCCATGCCCGCATCGGCAACAGGAAAAACGCTTTCTCGGGATGCTGGGCCACGGCCCAGACGCTGAGCCCGAACGACACCAGCAACAGGCTGAACAAAGCCAGCCGCCAGTGCTTGAAGCGGCTGGACAGCAGGGTCAGCAGCAAGGGAAAGACAATATAGAACTGTTCCTCAACCGCCAGCGACCAGGTATGCAGCAGCGGTTTTAGATCGCTGGCTGCATCGAAATAGCCCTCCTGGCGCATAAACAGCAGGTTGGAAACGAACATCACCTGGTAGCGCACCGAACGCCCCAGCTCTTCGTAGTCCTTGGGTGCCATCAGGAACCAGCCCACAGCCAGCACGGCGGCCATCATCACGAACAAGGCCGGCAGGATTCGCCGCGCGCGACGGGCCCAAAACTCGACAAAACTGAAGCGTGCCGCCTCACGCTGGCGCCAGATGATCGAGGTAATCAAATAACCGGAAATGACGAAGAACACATCGACGCCAACGAATCCGCCTGAAAAACCCGGCACACCAAAGTGGAACAGTACTACGGCAATCACGGCAACAGCTCGCAGGCCATCAATGTCCCTGCGATAAACAAGAGAAGTCATATACGCTCAATTTCGCTAATACATTGTTTTTATTGACCGAAGTTAAGCACAAACCTTCCTTTTTTTTGGCATAAAAAAAGGCGCCCTCGCGGGGCGCCTGATTTTTGTGCGAGAAACCGTGTTACTTGCGTTTCATCGACAAGAAGAACTCATCGTTGGTCTTGGTCTGCTTAAGCTTGTCGACCAGGAACTCGATGGCTGCAACTTCGTCCATCGGGTGCAACAGCTTGCGCAGGATCCACATGCGTTGCAACTCGTCGTCTGCAGTCAGCAACTCTTCACGGCGGGTACCGGAGCGGTTGATGTTGATCGCAGGGAAGACGCGTTTTTCAGCGATCTTGCGGTCCAGAGGCAGTTCCATGTTGCCAGTGCCTTTGAACTCTTCGTAGATCACTTCATCCATCTTCGAGCCGGTTTCAACCAGCGCGGTAGCGATGATGGTCAGCGAGCCGCCTTCTTCGATGTTACGCGCAGCACCGAAGAAACGCTTTGGCTTCTCAAGGGCGTGAGCATCGACACCACCGGTCAGTACCTTGCCGGAGCTCGGGATAACGGTGTTGTAGGCACGGGCCAGACGGGTGATGGAGTCGAGCAGGATCACCACGTCCTTTTTGTGTTCGACCAGGCGCTTGGCCTTCTCGATCACCATTTCGGCAACCTGCACGTGGCGGGTTGGTGGCTCGTCGAAGGTGGAAGCAACCACTTCGCCGCGAACGGTACGCTGCATTTCGGTTACTTCTTCAGGGCGCTCGTCGATCAACAGAACGATCAAGTGCACTTCAGGATTGTTACGCGAAATGTTCGACGCGATGTTCTGCAGCATGATGGTCTTGCCCGCTTTTGGCGGAGCAACGATCAGACCACGCTGACCTTTACCGATCGGAGCACAGAGGTCGATCACGCGACCGGTCAGATCTTCGGTGGAACCGTTACCGATTTCCATCTTCATGCGTACGGTCGGGAACAACGGGGTCAAGTTCTCGAAGAGAATCTTGTTTTTCGCGTTCTCGGGACGATCGTAGTTGATCGTGTCGACTTTCAGCAGTGCGAAGTAACGCTCGCCTTCTTTTGGCGGGCGGATTTTACCGACGATGGTGTCGCCGGTGCGCAAGTTGAAGCGTCGAATCTGGCTAGGCGAGACGTAGATATCGTCAGGGCCTGCCAGGTACGAGGCGTCAGCGGAGCGAAGGAAGCCGAAGCCGTCCTGGAGAATCTCCAGCACGCCATCACCGGAGATTTCCTCGCCGCTTTTCGCGTGCTTTTTGAGCAGGGAGAAAATCACGTCCTGCTTGCGCGAACGGGCCATATTTTCTATGCCCATCTGTTCGGCCAATTCGAGCAGTTCGGTAATCGGCTTTTGCTTGAGTTCAGTCAGGTTCATATAGGAATGACGTAATCATTTATGGGGAGGGAAATTAAGCTTTGGGCTTAATGAGGCCGCGCCGCAGAGAAGGCGACAGGATCGCGTACTAATTCGATAAGGAGTGCGTCGGCGACGGCTTGCAGGGGGCAATGGAGAAACCAGTGCGGGGCCGAATGTACCACTTGAGTTTCATAGCGTCTAGTCCTTGAGCCATGAAAAAGCCCCGCATTTAGCGGGGCTTTTATCGACGCTTAGATATTGGCGTCGAGGAATGCAGCCAACTGCGACTTCGACAGCGCACCGACCTTGGTGGCTTCAACGTTGCCGTTCTTGAACAGCATCAGCGTAGGAATACCGCGTACGCCGTGCTTGGCCGGGGTTTCCTGGTTTTCATCAATGTTCAGCTTGGCAACAGTCAGCTTGCCTTTGTAAGTCTCTGCGATCTCGTCCAGAACCGGCGCGATCATTTTGCAAGGGCCACACCATTCAGCCCAGTAGTCGACCAGTACAGCGCCTTCAGCCTTGAGAACATCGGCCTCAAAGCTAGCGTCGGTGACGTGTTTAATAAGATCGCTGCTCATGGAAGTCTCCGTGGTTGTAAGCAAAAACGTAGCACATCATAGCTGTCATCACCGCGTTCAGGAAGGTGAGGGACGATTGACTCTCACTATAGTGGTGCATGAGTGCAGATATCGCCCGTTTCAGGAGCCGTCGGGGGTGACGAAGGCGATCCCGGTTCGCGAGGCAGCCTGGCGAATGTGCTCGCTCATGGCCTTTTGTGCAGGGCCGCTGGCATGACGGGCCAGGGCCCGGAGGATTTTGCGGTGCTCCTGCCAGGTTTCCATGGCCCGCTCCGGGCGGATAAACGGCAGCTTCTGGCTTTCCAGAAAAATATCGCCACGGGTGATCAGCATAGTGGCCATTGCCTGATTGCCACTGGCACGCAGGATCAGTTGATGGAACTCGAAGTCCAGCTGCGCGGCACGCTCAAAATCCCCGGCGCGTAACTCATGGCGCATTGCCTCGACATTGTCCTGCAACACATCCAGTTCGTCGCGGGTCAAGCGCACCGCCGCCAGCCCCGCAGCGAAACCTTCCAGTGCGTATCGCAGCTGGAAAATATCCTGCGGGCAGGCCTGGGCTGCATAGGGCCAGTCCGTAACCGGAACAACCGGGACATCTGCTTGCGCGGCCTGCACATACACGCCTTTACCCGGCTGCACACTGATCACGCCCAGGGCACTGAGCGAAGATAACGCCTCGCGCAGCGATGCCCGGCTGACCCCCAACTGCACCGCCAGCTCGCGCTGCGACGGCAAGGCATCTCCCGGCGCAAAAGCGTTTTCGGCGATCAATTTACGAATGGCCAGCAATGCCACTTCGGGTACGGCCCGTGCGCTTGAATTCATCACAACTCGGCTTGATCGGCTCAGGAAAGGCGTAGTTGTAAAGCTATTGCCAACGCTCGGCAAGTCACGCCCCAAGCCGGTTCAAGCCCTGTGAGAAACGCCCGATAGAGGTGCAAAAAACGTCATCACTGTTCAGACCAGTCAGACCGCCGCATGCCTTTTGAAATCAGCCCTGGCGGTCATAAAAGCCCTGTTGGCATGGCCTGTGCTCTGGCTCAACGGCGCACACCACCGCGCGCCCTTTCCGGAGAATTGCCATGACCCAGCGTTACAGCGCCTTGATTTGCGCCTTGTTCGCCAGCCTGATGCTGAGCCAGGCCCCGGCCCACGCCAGTGACCTCGATGAGGTGATGGCACGCGGCACCCTCAAGGTCGCAGTCCCCCAGGATTTTCCGCCCTTCGGCTCGGTCGGCCCGGACATGCAGCCTCGCGGGCTGGATATCGACACCGCCAAATTGCTGGCCGATCAGCTCAAGGTCAAACTTGAACTGACGCCCGTAAACAGCACCAACCGTGTGCCCTATCTGACCACCGGCAAAGTCGATGTAGTGATTTCCAGCTTGGGCAAAAACCCGGATCGTGAAAAAGTCATCGATTTTTCCCACGCTTATGCGCCGTTCTACCTTGGCGTATTTGGCCCGCCAGACGCGCAGATCAAGACCCTGGATGACCTCAAGGGTAAAACCATCAGCGTGACCCGTGGCGCCATCGAAGACATCGAACTGACCAACGTGGCGCCAGCCGGCGTGACCATCAAACGCTTCGAAGACAACAACTCGACCATCGCCGCGTATCTGGCAGGCCAGGTGGACCTGATCGCCAGCGGCAACGTGGTGATGGTCGCCATCAGCGAACGCAACCCCAAGCGCATCCCGGCCATGAAACTCAAGCTCAAGGATTCACCGGTCTACGTCGGCGTGAACAAGGGCCAGCCCGAGTTGCTGGACAAGGTGAACCAGATTCTGGCCACGGCCAAGGCTGACGGCAGCCTGG
Proteins encoded in this window:
- the rho gene encoding transcription termination factor Rho — protein: MNLTELKQKPITELLELAEQMGIENMARSRKQDVIFSLLKKHAKSGEEISGDGVLEILQDGFGFLRSADASYLAGPDDIYVSPSQIRRFNLRTGDTIVGKIRPPKEGERYFALLKVDTINYDRPENAKNKILFENLTPLFPTVRMKMEIGNGSTEDLTGRVIDLCAPIGKGQRGLIVAPPKAGKTIMLQNIASNISRNNPEVHLIVLLIDERPEEVTEMQRTVRGEVVASTFDEPPTRHVQVAEMVIEKAKRLVEHKKDVVILLDSITRLARAYNTVIPSSGKVLTGGVDAHALEKPKRFFGAARNIEEGGSLTIIATALVETGSKMDEVIYEEFKGTGNMELPLDRKIAEKRVFPAININRSGTRREELLTADDELQRMWILRKLLHPMDEVAAIEFLVDKLKQTKTNDEFFLSMKRK
- a CDS encoding FadR/GntR family transcriptional regulator; the protein is MNSSARAVPEVALLAIRKLIAENAFAPGDALPSQRELAVQLGVSRASLREALSSLSALGVISVQPGKGVYVQAAQADVPVVPVTDWPYAAQACPQDIFQLRYALEGFAAGLAAVRLTRDELDVLQDNVEAMRHELRAGDFERAAQLDFEFHQLILRASGNQAMATMLITRGDIFLESQKLPFIRPERAMETWQEHRKILRALARHASGPAQKAMSEHIRQAASRTGIAFVTPDGS
- a CDS encoding CDP-6-deoxy-delta-3,4-glucoseen reductase; the protein is MRVTLQPSGAVLETLPGERILDAAQRLGYECPQSCRNGNCHVCAALLVEGQVEQAGDVRDHGEFYTCLAAPLEDCVVLWDGVLALGELPVRSLACQLTECVDMGGDVWRVRLRAPAGKPPRYHAGQYVMLERENGDKSAFSLASAPHSGRDLELHVLVREDSARKLIEQLQRNRMVRLELPFGDTHLSELPDGPLVLIAAGTGMAQMHSLIEHCRAKGFKHPVHLYWGVRRPEDFYTLDEWAEWEKTPNLFLHKVVSDLCGWEGRCGMLHEAVCEDISDLASVHVYASGSPAMIYGTLDALVAAGMDAHQMRADVFAYCPRP
- a CDS encoding transporter substrate-binding domain-containing protein — protein: MTQRYSALICALFASLMLSQAPAHASDLDEVMARGTLKVAVPQDFPPFGSVGPDMQPRGLDIDTAKLLADQLKVKLELTPVNSTNRVPYLTTGKVDVVISSLGKNPDREKVIDFSHAYAPFYLGVFGPPDAQIKTLDDLKGKTISVTRGAIEDIELTNVAPAGVTIKRFEDNNSTIAAYLAGQVDLIASGNVVMVAISERNPKRIPAMKLKLKDSPVYVGVNKGQPELLDKVNQILATAKADGSLEKNALQWLKEPLPADL
- the trxA gene encoding thioredoxin TrxA translates to MSSDLIKHVTDASFEADVLKAEGAVLVDYWAEWCGPCKMIAPVLDEIAETYKGKLTVAKLNIDENQETPAKHGVRGIPTLMLFKNGNVEATKVGALSKSQLAAFLDANI
- a CDS encoding acyltransferase family protein, with the protein product MTSLVYRRDIDGLRAVAVIAVVLFHFGVPGFSGGFVGVDVFFVISGYLITSIIWRQREAARFSFVEFWARRARRILPALFVMMAAVLAVGWFLMAPKDYEELGRSVRYQVMFVSNLLFMRQEGYFDAASDLKPLLHTWSLAVEEQFYIVFPLLLTLLSSRFKHWRLALFSLLLVSFGLSVWAVAQHPEKAFFLLPMRAWELLAGAMLAIAPASQKRLTPAAAQAISLLGMGLILVAVFGYDNSTPFPGAAALLPVLGVVALIWANEHQSTWVGRVLSTRLMVGLGLISYSWYLWHWPVFVFGSYAGAEEFGPVLTGGLIALTLILGYLSWRFVETPFRERRILAGRRQILVAAGLGILVLGIAGQALRWTDGLPSRLSEQALQYARASEWRPELMACITDDKSPADTPFCRYGQSPAAPAQLLVWGDSHATALIPALEESARQHGVNVMLASSAGCLPLEGLEHGTRCADYNRRVERTLATEPVRDILLVARWSLYLYGDAKGDHGHALRDGNGHYDRAVAEQRLADGLRAKVEQLRKAGYRVWLMKEAPLQPFNPPYRLSRLAMLHQPTADVGMPVEDHLRQKAFINRLFADIAAADSNVQVLDPTPQLCDASGLCRAEQDGHSLYTDDNHLSEIGARLVLPALAPLFDDLALRAPEQANTAR
- a CDS encoding sn-glycerol-3-phosphate transporter, yielding MRKKALCCCLLILAYAGTTLAQDNTTQDDKGFWYLQTSVYTRHFSPDSEHNNNQDLIGIERNEASGLVYGVATFRNSFSQRSFYTYAGKRFDSDTYPVYLKLTGGLLQGYRGEYKNKIPLNRFGVAPVIIPSVGAHYGPVAAELVLLGFNAAMITTGVRF
- the ubiD gene encoding 4-hydroxy-3-polyprenylbenzoate decarboxylase — its product is MKFKDLRDFVQQLEQRGELKRIQIPVSPVLEMTEICDRTLRAKGPALLFENPTGHTIPVLGNLFGTPERVAMGMGAESVSELREIGKLLAFLKEPEPPKGLKDAWSKLPIFRKIIAMAPKVVKDAVCQEVVIEGDDVDLAMLPVQHCWPGDVAPLITWGLTVTKGPNKDRQNLGIYRQQVIGRNKVIMRWLSHRGGALDYRDWCEKHPGQPFPVSVALGADPATILGAVTPVPDSLSEYAFAGLLRGNRTELVKCRGNDLQVPATAEIILEGVIHPGEMAPEGPYGDHTGYYNEVDSFPVFTVERITHRVKPIYHSTYTGRPPDEPAILGVALNEVFVPILQKQFPEITDFYLPPEGCSYRMAIVTMKKQYPGHAKRVMLGVWSFLRQFMYTKFVIVTDDDINARDWNDVIWAITTRMDPKRDTVMIDNTPIDYLDFASPVSGLGSKMGLDATNKWPGETTREWGRVIVKDEAVTRRIDDIWNQLGID